From a region of the Sporanaerobacter acetigenes DSM 13106 genome:
- the serS gene encoding serine--tRNA ligase: MLDIKKIRNNPDWVKEQIGKRSGEYDIDKVLELDEKRRNLLVQVEEMKAKQNQVSKDIPKMKKEGKDTSDLVLEMRNLSDKIKDMDAEVKEIDKELRNAILRIPNIPNEKVAVGKSDEENIELRKWGEPTAFSFEPKAHWDLGVDLGIFDFERAAKITGARFSIFKNKGALLERALTNFMLDLHTIDQDYVEIAPPFMVNRDSMTGTGQLPKFEEDAFSIPSKDYFLVPTAEVPVTNLHRDEILEEEMLPIFYTAYTPCFRQEAGSAGRDTRGLIRNHQFDKVELVKFVKPENSYDELEKLTNDAEEVLKRLGIPYRVVMLCTGDLGFSSAMTYDIEVWMPSYNRYVEISSCSNFEDFQARRANIRYRRNDNGKLEYVHTLNGSGLAVGRTCAALVENYQQEDGSILIPEALKPYMKGLEKISK, translated from the coding sequence ATGTTAGATATCAAAAAGATAAGAAACAATCCAGATTGGGTAAAAGAACAAATTGGGAAAAGAAGTGGAGAATATGATATTGACAAGGTTCTTGAATTAGATGAAAAGAGAAGAAATTTACTTGTACAGGTTGAAGAGATGAAAGCAAAGCAAAATCAAGTATCTAAAGATATTCCCAAAATGAAAAAAGAGGGAAAGGATACTTCTGATTTAGTTTTGGAAATGAGAAACTTATCTGACAAAATAAAAGATATGGATGCAGAAGTAAAAGAAATAGATAAGGAACTTAGGAATGCTATTTTGAGAATTCCAAATATACCAAATGAAAAAGTAGCTGTAGGAAAAAGTGATGAAGAAAATATAGAATTGAGAAAATGGGGTGAACCAACCGCCTTTTCCTTTGAACCTAAGGCACATTGGGATTTAGGGGTGGATTTAGGTATATTTGACTTTGAAAGGGCTGCAAAGATTACAGGAGCAAGATTTAGCATATTTAAAAATAAGGGAGCTCTACTTGAAAGAGCACTTACAAACTTTATGCTTGATTTGCACACTATAGATCAGGACTATGTAGAAATTGCACCACCTTTTATGGTGAATAGAGACAGTATGACAGGAACTGGTCAATTGCCTAAATTTGAGGAAGATGCCTTCTCGATACCAAGCAAAGACTATTTTTTAGTGCCTACAGCAGAAGTGCCAGTGACAAATCTTCATAGAGATGAAATACTTGAAGAAGAAATGCTTCCTATATTTTATACAGCTTATACGCCATGCTTCAGACAGGAAGCAGGTTCCGCTGGAAGGGATACAAGAGGGCTCATAAGAAATCATCAATTTGACAAAGTAGAGTTGGTTAAATTTGTTAAGCCTGAAAATTCTTATGATGAACTTGAGAAGTTGACAAATGATGCTGAAGAAGTTTTAAAAAGATTAGGAATTCCTTATAGAGTAGTTATGTTATGTACAGGAGATTTAGGTTTTTCATCTGCTATGACTTATGATATTGAAGTTTGGATGCCAAGCTACAATAGATATGTAGAAATTTCTTCTTGCAGTAATTTTGAAGATTTCCAAGCTAGAAGAGCAAATATTAGATATAGAAGAAATGACAATGGAAAGCTTGAATATGTTCATACACTAAATGGTTCTGGATTGGCAGTTGGAAGAACTTGTGCAGCATTAGTTGAAAATTATCAACAGGAAGATGGTTCCATACTTATTCCAGAAGCACTTAAACCTTATATGAAAGGATTAGAAAAGATAAGTAAATAA
- a CDS encoding transcription repressor NadR, with the protein MDSEERRKEVLKVLKNSKKPVKGTELAKKMGVSRQVIVQDIAILRASGSDIVATPQGYIIFGNEEGKKMIKTIVCKHSGCSEIEDELYTIVDAGGKVLDVIVEHPLYGEIKSPLMISSRLEVDEFIKNLKDTKAEPLSSLTDGVHIHSIEIDDEKTFEKIVQKLKNKKYLISE; encoded by the coding sequence GTGGATTCAGAAGAAAGAAGAAAGGAAGTACTTAAAGTACTTAAAAATTCTAAAAAACCAGTAAAAGGGACAGAACTAGCAAAAAAAATGGGGGTTAGTAGGCAGGTAATAGTCCAGGACATAGCTATATTGAGGGCAAGTGGTTCAGATATTGTAGCAACACCTCAAGGATATATTATATTTGGGAATGAAGAAGGAAAAAAGATGATAAAAACCATAGTATGTAAACATTCAGGATGCAGTGAAATTGAAGATGAATTATATACTATTGTAGATGCTGGAGGCAAAGTGTTGGATGTGATTGTTGAACACCCTTTGTATGGAGAAATAAAAAGTCCCCTTATGATTAGTTCAAGACTTGAAGTAGACGAATTTATAAAAAACTTAAAAGATACCAAAGCAGAACCCTTGTCTTCACTAACTGATGGAGTTCATATACATTCCATAGAAATAGATGATGAAAAAACTTTTGAAAAAATAGTACAAAAATTAAAGAATAAAAAATACTTGATTAGTGAATGA
- a CDS encoding D-alanyl-D-alanine carboxypeptidase family protein yields MKKKIIFLLIFILAFSSVSFGQSVGIEGEVSAYLLGDFENGTILEEYNIDKPLEVASITKLMTYLVVMDEMGKGDRSLDDLVYIDKDVSEVKGSSFNLKEGEIFPISTLIESLLIVSANDSAHALAKYVAGDVNTFVNMMNDKAKEIGLLNTVYLNSTGLPEGNRQNMMSTRDIFTLSRHILKKYPEILQITKKPCMDIYDREFINENTNPLLGEINGVDGLKTGFTNKAGYCLVSTMDIAANDYNEKDFRVIGVVMGTKSEEKRRDISKEFLEYGISNYTNKCIFSQDVPLDTVEISNAKKERVEVYPEKDIYSIVKAGDSIGEELILDENISLPVEKGESIGKLVVYDNEDTIGEYNVVVKEKIKKANIFLRIWRYIKQLLLNA; encoded by the coding sequence ATGAAGAAAAAAATAATTTTTTTACTTATATTTATATTAGCATTTAGCTCTGTATCTTTTGGACAATCTGTAGGAATAGAAGGAGAAGTATCAGCATATCTTTTGGGAGATTTTGAAAACGGTACAATACTTGAAGAATATAATATAGATAAGCCTCTTGAAGTTGCTAGCATCACAAAACTTATGACTTATCTTGTGGTCATGGATGAAATGGGAAAGGGAGATCGTTCACTAGATGATTTAGTCTATATAGATAAAGATGTTTCTGAAGTGAAAGGTTCCAGTTTTAATTTAAAAGAAGGAGAAATTTTCCCTATAAGTACACTTATTGAAAGTTTACTTATAGTTTCTGCCAATGATTCAGCTCATGCATTGGCCAAATATGTAGCAGGAGATGTAAATACCTTTGTAAATATGATGAATGACAAGGCAAAAGAAATTGGTCTTTTAAATACAGTGTATTTAAATTCTACAGGACTTCCTGAAGGAAATAGACAAAATATGATGAGTACTAGGGACATATTTACTCTTTCAAGACATATATTAAAAAAATATCCTGAAATTCTTCAAATAACTAAGAAACCTTGTATGGATATATATGATAGAGAATTCATAAATGAAAATACTAATCCTCTATTAGGAGAAATAAATGGAGTAGATGGATTAAAAACAGGATTTACAAACAAAGCTGGATATTGTTTGGTTTCCACAATGGATATAGCAGCTAATGATTATAATGAGAAAGATTTTAGAGTCATTGGCGTAGTTATGGGAACTAAAAGTGAAGAAAAGCGAAGAGATATAAGTAAAGAATTTTTAGAATATGGAATTTCCAATTATACAAATAAATGTATTTTTTCACAAGATGTTCCCTTGGATACTGTTGAAATTTCCAATGCAAAAAAAGAAAGAGTAGAGGTATATCCTGAAAAGGACATTTATTCAATTGTAAAAGCTGGAGATAGTATTGGAGAAGAATTAATTCTTGATGAAAACATTTCACTACCTGTAGAAAAGGGAGAAAGTATAGGAAAATTAGTTGTATATGACAACGAGGACACAATTGGTGAATACAATGTAGTTGTTAAAGAAAAAATAAAAAAAGCTAATATTTTTTTGAGAATATGGAGATACATAAAACAACTGTTGTTGAATGCATAA
- a CDS encoding PTS transporter subunit IIC — METKETNKNSVKEYFIKVFNGMALGLFSSLIIGLIIKQIGTLFKIQVIVEFGQFAQYMMGPAIGAGVAYSLGASPLGIFASVVTGAIGAGTIYFDGGNAMIKIGEPVGAFVASLIGAEFSKLVQGKTKVDIVLVPLGTIIVGGLVGHYIAPAVSGLMAFIGNMINLATELKPIPMGILVSVLMGIALTLPISSAAIAISLGLSGLAAGASTVGCAAHMIGFAIASYRDNGFGGFIAQGIGTSMLQIPNTIRNPKIWIPAVATSAILGPISTTIFKMEGNPIGAGMGTSGLVGQFATIDTMGSSPRVFIYILLLHFILPGIISFIVSEWMRKKGCIKEGDMKI, encoded by the coding sequence ATGGAAACTAAAGAGACAAATAAAAATAGTGTTAAAGAATATTTCATAAAAGTTTTCAACGGAATGGCCTTGGGTCTGTTTTCTTCTTTAATTATCGGACTTATTATTAAACAAATAGGAACTCTTTTTAAAATTCAAGTTATAGTTGAATTTGGTCAATTTGCTCAATATATGATGGGACCAGCTATAGGAGCAGGTGTTGCCTATAGCTTAGGAGCATCTCCATTGGGTATTTTTGCATCAGTAGTGACAGGAGCTATTGGTGCAGGAACTATATATTTTGATGGTGGAAATGCAATGATTAAAATTGGTGAGCCAGTAGGAGCTTTTGTCGCATCCCTAATTGGTGCAGAGTTTTCTAAACTTGTGCAGGGAAAGACAAAAGTAGATATAGTATTGGTTCCTCTTGGAACAATAATAGTAGGTGGGTTGGTAGGACATTATATTGCACCTGCAGTTAGTGGACTTATGGCATTTATAGGAAATATGATAAATTTAGCTACAGAATTAAAACCAATTCCTATGGGAATATTGGTATCCGTGCTTATGGGTATAGCACTTACACTTCCTATAAGTAGTGCTGCAATAGCTATATCATTAGGACTTAGTGGTTTAGCTGCTGGAGCTAGCACTGTGGGATGTGCTGCTCACATGATAGGTTTTGCTATAGCTTCTTATAGAGACAATGGTTTTGGTGGATTTATAGCTCAAGGAATAGGTACATCAATGTTACAAATACCAAATACCATTAGAAATCCAAAGATTTGGATTCCAGCAGTAGCCACTTCAGCAATACTTGGACCCATTTCTACTACTATATTCAAAATGGAAGGGAACCCCATTGGGGCAGGTATGGGAACTAGCGGGTTAGTAGGCCAATTTGCAACTATAGATACTATGGGTTCTAGTCCAAGAGTATTTATATATATTTTGTTGTTGCATTTTATATTACCTGGAATTATTTCTTTTATTGTTTCTGAATGGATGAGAAAAAAAGGGTGTATAAAGGAAGGAGATATGAAAATATAA
- a CDS encoding M1 family metallopeptidase → MDILRKRKSIFILLLLVFSLVLSSCGKNCPTLITEDYNGLKLDSLNDYRIEVELDTKEKTYSGKQWINYVNNTGGELSEIFIHLYPNAFKTKETAPFFGDALEMTYPDDFKPGFIDIDNLEVDKRKIDYDIGGEGDTVLHIKLKSPLKAGKKTEIYLEYEVQLPPAQDRFGYVENTFNLGNWYPIVCVYDEDGWNTDPYYRLGDPFYSDTSNYKVKIIAPKDIIIASSGNILKEKVKGDKKIWDIEGKLIRDFAWVASNKFKVLEGEVEGTQVKAYFLEDYPSINDFAYKTVENSIKTFNRIFGKYPYGQYSVVATNFSGGMEYPGIVFIGKQFYNNYSKYDLENVIVHETAHQWWYGVVGNDEIDEAWLDESLATYSETVYVSEIYGEETGENFYEQTVEDTYTYGKELYDFDEVMLKPLSEFESWADYGPLVYSKGAMFLDEIKDDFGKEVLYDILNKYYHEYRFLNAKSEDFIKVCEEVTGKSFEDRANKWFYGRN, encoded by the coding sequence GTGGATATTTTGAGAAAAAGAAAATCTATTTTTATTTTGCTTTTACTAGTTTTTTCATTGGTATTATCTAGCTGTGGGAAAAATTGTCCTACATTGATTACAGAGGATTACAATGGGCTTAAATTGGATAGTTTAAATGACTATAGAATAGAAGTGGAGTTGGATACTAAAGAAAAAACTTATTCAGGAAAACAGTGGATTAATTATGTAAACAATACTGGAGGAGAATTGTCAGAAATATTTATTCATCTATATCCAAATGCTTTTAAGACAAAAGAAACGGCTCCATTTTTTGGGGATGCTCTTGAAATGACTTATCCAGATGATTTTAAGCCTGGATTTATAGATATAGACAATTTAGAAGTAGATAAAAGAAAAATTGATTATGATATAGGTGGCGAGGGAGATACTGTTTTACATATAAAATTAAAGTCTCCCCTAAAGGCAGGGAAAAAAACAGAGATATATTTAGAATATGAGGTACAGCTTCCACCAGCTCAAGATAGATTTGGGTATGTAGAAAATACATTTAATTTGGGAAATTGGTATCCTATAGTATGTGTTTATGATGAAGATGGCTGGAATACGGATCCGTATTATAGATTGGGAGATCCTTTTTATAGTGATACCAGCAATTATAAAGTGAAAATTATAGCTCCTAAAGATATTATAATTGCATCAAGTGGAAATATATTGAAAGAGAAAGTTAAGGGAGATAAAAAAATTTGGGATATTGAAGGAAAACTCATAAGAGATTTTGCTTGGGTAGCTAGCAATAAGTTCAAGGTTTTAGAAGGAGAAGTGGAAGGTACTCAAGTAAAAGCCTATTTTTTAGAAGACTATCCAAGTATAAATGATTTTGCATATAAGACAGTAGAAAATTCAATCAAAACTTTTAATAGAATATTTGGCAAATATCCTTATGGACAGTATAGTGTAGTAGCTACCAATTTTTCTGGAGGCATGGAATATCCAGGGATAGTGTTTATAGGTAAACAATTCTATAACAATTATTCAAAGTATGACTTAGAAAATGTAATAGTACATGAAACAGCTCATCAATGGTGGTATGGCGTTGTAGGAAATGACGAAATAGATGAAGCTTGGTTGGATGAATCTTTGGCTACTTATTCTGAAACTGTATATGTAAGTGAAATATATGGAGAAGAAACAGGCGAAAATTTTTATGAACAAACTGTAGAAGATACTTATACTTATGGAAAAGAATTGTATGATTTTGATGAAGTCATGTTAAAACCTTTGAGTGAATTTGAAAGTTGGGCAGACTATGGACCTTTGGTTTATTCAAAGGGTGCTATGTTTTTAGATGAAATAAAAGATGATTTTGGGAAAGAAGTTTTATATGATATACTAAATAAGTATTATCATGAATATAGATTTTTAAATGCAAAATCAGAAGATTTCATAAAAGTTTGTGAAGAAGTCACGGGGAAAAGTTTTGAAGACAGAGCAAATAAATGGTTTTACGGAAGGAATTGA
- a CDS encoding DUF5685 family protein, with product MEKNMFGYVIPCKMELKIKDYEKIKAYYCGLCRAIKYNFGNIPRLTINYDMTFLAIFLDALDSHKNEYISSNCILHPFKKRNFIVNSSPLEYAAFMNVILAYHKLLDDVDDDNSFKSKIFSALIKRYFKEIPKEYLKIEEHMVKQLEKLYSLEKSGNIDNLDELSHPFGELTADSILNYCNDEKNKESLYYLGYNLGKWIYIIDAFDDLEKDLKHNKFNGINAALNKDNLPYNEFRESVQNRINFILTSYARECSEILNSLPIEKNYDILYNIFNYGLLEKMEFVFKKEESAK from the coding sequence ATGGAGAAAAATATGTTTGGATATGTAATACCATGCAAAATGGAATTAAAAATTAAAGATTATGAAAAAATAAAGGCTTATTATTGTGGATTATGTAGAGCTATAAAATATAACTTTGGAAACATACCAAGACTTACAATAAACTATGATATGACTTTTTTAGCCATATTTTTAGATGCACTAGATAGTCATAAAAATGAATATATAAGTAGCAATTGTATTCTTCATCCATTTAAAAAAAGAAACTTCATTGTCAACAGTTCTCCATTAGAATATGCAGCATTTATGAATGTGATATTGGCTTATCATAAGCTGCTGGATGATGTAGATGATGACAATTCTTTTAAAAGTAAAATTTTTTCAGCTTTAATAAAAAGATATTTTAAAGAAATTCCCAAAGAATATCTAAAAATAGAAGAGCATATGGTAAAACAACTAGAAAAACTATATTCTTTAGAAAAATCGGGAAATATAGATAATTTAGATGAACTCAGTCATCCTTTTGGAGAACTTACAGCTGATAGTATACTTAATTACTGCAATGATGAAAAAAACAAAGAAAGCTTGTATTATTTGGGATATAATTTAGGAAAATGGATTTATATAATAGATGCTTTTGATGATTTAGAAAAAGATTTAAAACACAACAAATTTAATGGTATAAATGCCGCTTTAAATAAAGACAATTTACCTTATAATGAATTTAGGGAATCTGTTCAAAACAGAATAAACTTTATTTTGACTTCTTATGCCAGAGAATGTTCGGAAATATTAAATTCACTGCCCATAGAAAAAAATTATGATATTCTATACAATATATTCAACTATGGATTGCTAGAAAAAATGGAATTTGTATTTAAAAAGGAGGAATCTGCCAAATGA
- a CDS encoding sodium-dependent transporter → MSSENAKSINQSSGERESFKSSFGLLAAAIGSAVGLGNIWRFPYITGKYGGAAFILVYLICVAAIGIPIMLAEFLVGRQSKKDAINSFKELVPGSKWYISGVLGVLAAFMILAFYGVIAGWTLEYIVKSFGNQFAGLGAEEIGKMFSDFVTNPIRPVIWQVIFMAITGIVVATGVEKGIEKYSKLLVPLLLVIVIILDIRAVTLSGGKAGLDFLFKPDFSKITGEAILAALGHSFFSLSLGMGIMITYGSYIPKEEGLGKTSIKVAISDTLIALLAGIAIFPVVFAFGIAPNSGPGLVFITLPNVFAQMPGGYAFSILFFLLLGLAALTSTMSLLEVVVSYTIEKFNMDRKKAVAICTLLITVLGVFASLSNGPLSGEVFFGKNFFDFLDYLTANYFLTIAAFITSLFVGWKLDKKIIKNQLTNEGTINAGYMGIFKFMIKFIAPIAIIIVFLAGIGVI, encoded by the coding sequence ATGAGCAGTGAGAATGCAAAAAGCATCAATCAAAGTTCGGGAGAACGAGAAAGTTTTAAAAGCAGTTTTGGCCTTTTGGCAGCAGCAATAGGTTCAGCAGTGGGATTAGGTAATATATGGAGGTTTCCTTATATTACAGGAAAATATGGTGGAGCTGCATTTATTTTAGTTTATTTAATATGTGTAGCAGCTATAGGTATCCCAATAATGTTGGCAGAGTTTTTAGTTGGCAGACAAAGTAAAAAGGATGCTATAAATTCTTTTAAAGAATTAGTGCCTGGTTCTAAATGGTATATTAGTGGTGTATTAGGTGTATTGGCTGCATTTATGATTCTTGCATTTTATGGAGTTATAGCTGGGTGGACATTGGAATATATTGTGAAATCCTTTGGGAATCAATTTGCAGGGCTTGGAGCTGAAGAAATCGGGAAAATGTTTTCCGATTTTGTAACTAATCCTATTAGACCTGTTATATGGCAAGTTATATTTATGGCAATAACAGGCATAGTAGTAGCCACAGGAGTAGAAAAAGGGATAGAGAAATATTCCAAATTATTAGTTCCTCTATTGTTAGTCATAGTTATTATATTGGATATAAGAGCAGTTACTCTTTCAGGAGGAAAAGCGGGACTTGACTTTTTATTTAAACCTGATTTTTCAAAGATTACAGGAGAAGCTATACTTGCTGCTTTGGGGCATTCATTTTTCTCATTAAGTTTAGGAATGGGTATTATGATCACATATGGTTCATATATTCCTAAGGAAGAAGGGCTTGGGAAAACGTCTATAAAGGTAGCAATATCAGATACTTTGATTGCATTACTTGCTGGTATAGCAATATTTCCAGTAGTTTTTGCTTTTGGAATTGCACCAAATAGTGGACCTGGATTAGTATTTATTACATTACCAAATGTATTTGCTCAAATGCCAGGAGGATATGCTTTTTCAATATTATTCTTCTTGTTGCTAGGTTTAGCAGCACTTACAAGTACTATGTCTTTGTTAGAAGTTGTTGTATCTTATACAATAGAGAAATTCAATATGGATAGAAAGAAAGCGGTAGCTATTTGTACGCTTCTTATAACAGTATTAGGAGTGTTTGCCTCTCTTTCCAATGGGCCATTATCAGGGGAAGTATTCTTTGGTAAAAATTTCTTTGACTTTTTAGATTATTTGACAGCTAATTATTTTTTGACTATTGCAGCATTTATAACTAGCTTGTTTGTAGGATGGAAATTGGACAAGAAAATTATAAAAAATCAATTGACTAATGAAGGCACTATAAATGCAGGATATATGGGAATTTTCAAATTTATGATAAAGTTTATTGCACCTATTGCAATAATCATAGTATTTTTAGCTGGAATAGGAGTGATATAA
- a CDS encoding J domain-containing protein, translated as MKDPYEVLGVNRNASQEEIKKAYRKLASEYHPDKYIDNPLRDLAEEKMIEINEAYEYLMKNNGKYISEEELLHNVRIDIQRGNFSEAERKLSSINNKSAEWFFLMGIINQQKGWYDRAYDCFQRAHSMEPDNSEYNQAFNALNRKNDNYREPYRKDKDHDLCQICTTLYCLDCLCESMGGDFIPCC; from the coding sequence ATGAAGGACCCATATGAAGTACTTGGTGTAAATAGAAATGCATCTCAAGAAGAAATAAAAAAAGCTTATAGAAAACTTGCCAGTGAATATCATCCAGATAAATATATAGATAATCCTCTTAGGGATTTGGCAGAAGAAAAAATGATAGAAATCAACGAAGCCTATGAATATCTCATGAAAAACAATGGAAAATATATTTCTGAAGAAGAACTATTACATAATGTGAGAATTGATATTCAAAGGGGAAATTTCTCTGAAGCTGAAAGAAAATTAAGTTCAATAAATAATAAATCAGCAGAATGGTTTTTCTTAATGGGAATCATAAATCAACAAAAAGGTTGGTATGATAGAGCTTATGATTGTTTTCAAAGAGCTCATTCCATGGAACCTGACAATAGTGAATACAATCAGGCTTTCAATGCATTGAATAGAAAAAATGACAATTATAGAGAACCTTATAGAAAAGATAAGGATCATGATCTTTGTCAAATTTGCACAACTCTATACTGTTTAGATTGTCTATGTGAATCTATGGGAGGCGACTTTATACCATGTTGCTAA
- a CDS encoding ATP-binding protein, whose protein sequence is MNKEVLNSILSEYEKRRDKALYDQKIRQEEVYLKVPEIKEIDMEISKTGILISKAILEDPESYEKKVEEIKKRMEKLKMKKAILLTENNIPIEYLNINYECNRCKDTGYLENGEKCSCLKQALVNRAYKMSNIENVLKKENFKTFDINIFPNLPFEDEKLTPRENMKYISDISVGFVNNFDEKNGENLLFYGSTGLGKTFLCNCIADALLENNKIVVYQTAFTILEIIEDHKFRRNIKEFDDMDYELLFKTDLLIVDDLGTEVANTFTNAEIFNIINTRLIEGKKTIISTNLTPKEISDIYTDRVFSRILEKFIPLKFYGPDLRWERGK, encoded by the coding sequence ATGAATAAGGAAGTTTTAAATTCAATATTAAGTGAATATGAAAAAAGAAGAGACAAGGCCCTTTATGATCAAAAGATAAGACAAGAAGAGGTCTATTTAAAAGTGCCTGAAATAAAAGAAATAGATATGGAAATATCTAAGACTGGGATACTTATTTCTAAAGCTATTTTAGAAGACCCTGAAAGCTATGAAAAAAAGGTAGAGGAAATAAAAAAAAGAATGGAAAAGTTGAAGATGAAAAAAGCTATTCTTTTAACAGAAAATAATATACCAATTGAATACTTAAATATAAACTATGAATGCAATAGATGTAAAGATACAGGTTATCTCGAAAATGGAGAAAAGTGTAGTTGTTTAAAGCAGGCGTTAGTAAATAGAGCTTATAAAATGTCCAATATCGAAAATGTTCTTAAAAAAGAAAACTTTAAAACCTTTGACATAAATATTTTTCCTAATTTGCCTTTTGAAGATGAAAAGTTAACTCCTAGAGAAAATATGAAATATATTTCTGATATTTCTGTAGGTTTTGTAAACAACTTTGATGAAAAAAATGGAGAAAATTTATTATTTTATGGTTCTACAGGCCTTGGGAAAACTTTTTTATGTAATTGCATAGCAGATGCTCTACTAGAAAACAATAAAATAGTTGTATATCAAACAGCTTTTACAATATTAGAGATAATAGAAGACCATAAATTTAGGAGAAATATAAAAGAATTTGATGATATGGATTATGAATTGTTATTTAAAACAGATCTTCTCATTGTAGATGATTTAGGAACGGAAGTTGCTAATACTTTTACCAATGCAGAAATATTTAATATAATAAATACTAGGCTTATAGAAGGGAAAAAAACCATTATTTCAACAAATCTTACTCCAAAAGAAATATCTGATATCTATACAGATAGGGTTTTTTCAAGGATACTTGAAAAATTCATACCATTAAAATTTTATGGACCAGATTTGAGATGGGAAAGGGGGAAATAA
- a CDS encoding DUF2935 domain-containing protein: protein MLTREEYISYSLEYNMFFSRIMKEHLIFVESALPIVNSGLILEVDRFKETLEDFLMETILLSNGIMDEKVISSNELVTPYTLKAEMITEYYTGICINTDITKLQTNLVPKPCPIYPEGLYENIHLLNIKGINLMNNLISIKEDLYKSVLECKVYIWLYPHLLKHVIEEAEIYLKILEGLENLDENVIKDELVKREVFWNEIMKEHSEFIRGLLDPTEKILIDTADEFAELFEKLEEEAKEVLEKKLPPGEITKKSKKATEDIIEFKTSAVKGLTNCKIKAIILPLLADHVLREANHYLRLLKTTCI from the coding sequence TTGTTGACACGAGAAGAGTACATTTCATATTCTTTAGAGTATAATATGTTCTTTTCAAGAATTATGAAAGAACATCTCATTTTTGTAGAATCAGCCCTACCTATTGTAAATAGTGGTTTGATACTTGAAGTAGATAGATTTAAAGAAACTTTAGAAGATTTTTTGATGGAAACTATTCTCTTATCTAATGGCATAATGGATGAAAAAGTCATTTCTTCAAATGAATTAGTTACTCCATATACCCTAAAAGCTGAAATGATTACAGAATATTATACAGGAATATGCATAAATACTGACATCACAAAACTTCAGACAAATTTAGTTCCAAAGCCTTGCCCAATATATCCTGAGGGACTTTATGAAAATATACATTTACTAAATATAAAAGGAATAAATTTAATGAATAACTTAATTAGCATTAAGGAAGACCTTTATAAAAGTGTATTAGAATGTAAAGTATACATCTGGTTATATCCTCATCTATTAAAACATGTCATTGAAGAAGCAGAAATTTATTTAAAAATTCTTGAAGGACTTGAAAATTTAGATGAAAATGTTATAAAAGATGAGTTAGTGAAAAGAGAAGTCTTCTGGAATGAAATAATGAAAGAGCATTCTGAATTCATAAGAGGACTACTTGACCCTACCGAAAAGATTCTAATTGATACAGCTGACGAATTTGCTGAATTGTTTGAGAAATTGGAAGAAGAAGCTAAAGAAGTGCTAGAAAAAAAACTTCCTCCAGGAGAAATAACTAAAAAAAGCAAAAAAGCTACAGAGGATATAATAGAGTTTAAAACATCCGCAGTAAAAGGTTTGACAAATTGCAAGATAAAAGCCATCATACTTCCCCTGTTGGCTGACCATGTATTGAGAGAAGCAAATCACTATTTAAGACTTTTAAAAACAACTTGCATATAA